In Castanea sativa cultivar Marrone di Chiusa Pesio chromosome 6, ASM4071231v1, a single window of DNA contains:
- the LOC142639638 gene encoding uncharacterized protein LOC142639638: MALQYPLLFPYGEDGYMLGIPYRNLNGSNSRKRESITMREYYAYRLQQCFHEGKTLLLGRRLLQQFIVDAYTSIEEERLQWVRCNKKKLRSELYYGLKDAVLCDDTDPITVGKRIVLPSSFTGSPRYMVQNYQDAMAICRWAGYLDLFLTFTCNPKWLEINHSLEFIGGLKYEDRPDIVARVFKIKLDELLHYLRHKSHFGRVIAIVYTIEFQKRGLSHAHILQFLDPKDKCPSPTDIDGIIMAEIPDPDEDPVANEAVQQFMMHGPCGSTKPKSPCMINGKCSKHFPKRFYEETIIDEEGFLVYRRRNDGKIIEKNGILLDDRYVVPYNVDLLVKYQSHLNVEWCNRSRSIKYLFKYINKGSNRATVVVEENLPNIGSDGQETNIVVDETKSYLDCRYISASEACWRIFEFPIQFRYPPVERLNFHLEDEHPIIYLENTSLDNVLNIPGIEETKFTEWMKTNEAFEDAQELTYAEFPTKWVWHSNDKQWQRRKSKYCIERVYYTHPSSGERFYLRMLLNIVKGPRNFEELRTINNVTYPTYKEACYALGLLDDDKEWHDSLIEASSWASGQKLGQLFVTMLLFCKVADPLSLWESNWKRITEDILNRQRCILQFQELILSDDQLRNYGLYEIEQILQQYGR; encoded by the coding sequence ATGGCATTGCAATATCCATTACTTTTTCCTTATGGTGAGGATGGGTATATGCTTGGTATACCTTATAGGAATTTGAATGGGAGCAATTCTAGAAAAagggaatcaataacaatgagaGAATACTATGCTTATAGGCTTCAACAATGCTTTCATGAGGGCAAGACATTGTTGCTTGGTAGAAGGCTTCTTCAACAATTTATAGTGGATGCATACACTTCTATCGAAGAAGAAAGACTACAATGGGTtagatgcaataaaaaaaaattgaggtcaGAGCTGTACTATGGTTTGAAAGATGCCGTTCTTTGTGATGATACGGATCCCATTACTGTAGGCAAACGAATAGTCCTACCATCCTCATTTACTGGAAGTCCAAGGTACATGGTTCAAAATTATCAAGATGCAATGGCGATATGTAGATGGGCAGGTTACCTAGATTTATTTCTTACATTTACTTGCAATCCAAAATGGCTAGAAATCAATCATTCTTTGGAATTTATAGGAGGCCTGAAATATGAGGATCGGCCAGATATTGTAGCAAgagtttttaagataaaattgGATGAACTATTACATTATTTGAGGCATAAATCTCATTTTGGAAGAGTTATTGCAATTGTGTATACAATTGAATTCCAAAAAAGAGGACTCTCACATGCGcatattcttcaatttttggATCCAAAGGATAAGTGTCCAAGTCCAACAGACATTGATGGTATCATTATGGCTGAGATACCAGATCCAGATGAGGATCCTGTTGCTAATGAAGCTGTACAACAATTTATGATGCATGGGCCATGTGGATCTACAAAACCAAAATCACCGTGCATGATAAATGGTAAATGTtcaaaacattttccaaaaagattttatgaaGAAACAATAATTGATGAAGAAGGCTTCCTAGTATATAGAAGGAGAAATGATGGAAAAATAATAGAGAAGAATGGAATTCTTTTGGATGACCGATATGTTGTACCATATAATGTAGATCTTTTGGTGAAGTATCAATCCCATTTGAATGTAGAATGGTGTAACAGATCTCGATCGAtcaaatatttgtttaaatatataaacaagGGATCAAATAGAGCAACTGTTGTTGTAGAAGAGAATTTGCCAAATATTGGGAGTGATGGACAAGAAACCAACATTGTTGTTGATGAGACAAAATCATACTTGGATTGTAGATATATTTCAGCATCTGAAGCATGTTGGAGAATATTTGAATTTCCAATTCAGTTTCGATATCCACCTGTTGaaagattaaattttcatttggaAGACGAACATCCCATCATTTATCTGGAAAATACAAGCTTGGATAATGTTTTAAATATACCTGGTATTGAAGAAACAAAGTTTACAGAATGGATGAAAACAAATGAGGCTTTTGAAGATGCTCAAGAGTTGACTTATGCTGAATTTCCTACAAAATGGGTATGGCATAGTAATGACAAGCAATGGCAAAGAAGGAAATCTAAATATTGTATTGAAAGGGTGTATTACACACATCCTTCAAGTGGAGAAAGATTTTATTTGAGAATGTTGCTTAACATTGTCAAAGGTCCAAGAAACTTTGAAGAATTAAGGACTATAAACAATGTTACTTATCCAACTTATAAGGAAGCCTGTTATGCACTTGGACTTCTTGATGATGACAAAGAATGGCATGATTCCCTAATTGAAGCTTCGAGTTGGGCCAGTGGGCAAAAATTGGGTCAACTATTTGTTACAATGCTATTGTTTTGTAAAGTAGCTGATCCATTAAGTCTTTGGGAATCCAACTGGAAACGAATTACAGAAGATATACTAAATAGGCAAAGGTGTATCCTCCAATTCCAAGAACTAATCTTATCAGATGACCAATTGAGAAATTATGGATTATATGAAATTGAACAAATCCTCCAACAATATGGAAGATAA
- the LOC142639640 gene encoding uncharacterized protein LOC142639640: MSYDVSSLKREHEILISGLNNEQRIIYNSIMEAVATKRGGMFFVYGHGGTGKTYLYRTILSGIRSKGKIALAVASSRIAALLLPGGRTAHSRFHIPINVNDDSTYDIKQRTQAAELLSKTSIILWDEAPMAHRNCFEVVDRTLRDILQIEDPQNAEKPFGGKVVVLGGDFGQILPVRILCKILLTPYPGLENKYTDPSYLQDRAILAPTSEVVEELNDYIVSSLNGEVHEYLSSDSICKASSNVPDQDLLYTVEFLNTLRFPGLPNHKLTLKIGRDPR, from the exons ATGTCGTATGATGTATCAAGTTTGAAAAGAGAACATGAGATACTAATTTCTGGCCTAAACAATGAACAGAGAATAATCTACAATTCTATAATGGAAGCTGTTGCTACTAAAAGAGGGGGAATGTTTTTTGTTTACGGACATGGTGGAACGGGTAAAACGTATCTTTATAGAACCATTTTGTCTGGTATAAGATCAAAAGGGAAAATTGCTCTTGCTGTTGCATCTTCAAGAATTGCTGCTTTGTTGCTTCCGGGTGGAAGGACTGCTCACTCAAGATTTCATATCCCAATTAATGTAAATGATGACTCTACCTATGACATAAAGCAAAGAACACAAGCAGCGGAACTTCTCTCAAAAACAAGTATTATACTTTGGGATGAAGCACCAATGGCACATAGGAATTGTTTTGAAGTTGTTGACCGCACGTTACGAGATATACTACAAATTGAAGATCCTCAAAATGCTGAAAAACCTTTTGGTGGTAAAGTTGTAGTTCTAGGTGGTGATTTTGGACAAATACTTCCAGTT AGAATCCTATGCAAGATATTATTGACACCATATCCAGGTTTGGAAAATAAATACACAGATCCAAGTTACCTACAGGATAGGGCAATTCTTGCCCCTACAAGTGAAGTTGTAGAAGAACTAAATGACTACATTGTGTCATCCTTAAATGGAGAAGTTCATGAATATCTAAGTTCAGATTCTATATGCAAGGCTTCTTCAAATGTTCCTGACCAAGATCTTCTATATACTGTTGAATTTTTGAACACATTGAGATTTCCAGGATTGCCAAACCATAAACTGACATTAAAAATAG GTAGGGATCCAAGATGA